In Vigna unguiculata cultivar IT97K-499-35 chromosome 3, ASM411807v1, whole genome shotgun sequence, a single genomic region encodes these proteins:
- the LOC114176361 gene encoding probable prolyl 4-hydroxylase 10 isoform X1 produces the protein MMKTRQPRIRKSSRPSWTLTLSLLVTCCFLVLILLTLRILSASNANSSTALSKPNDLSSIARTSHVSQEDDNQGERWVEIISWEPRAFLYHNFLSKEECEYLINIAKPKMQKSSVVDAKTGKSMDSRVRTSSGAFMARGRDQIVRDIEKRIADFTFIPVEHGEGLQVLHYEVGQKYEPHFDYFMDNVNTKNGGQRIATVLMYLSDVEEGGETVFPDAKGNVSSVPWWNELSECGKKGLSIKPKMGTALLFWSMKPDATLDPLSLHGGCPVIKGNKWSCTKWMRLKPYKA, from the exons ATGATGAAAACCAGACAACCTCGGATTCGGAAATCGTCGAGGCCGTCGTGGACGCTGACGCTGTCGCTGCTCGTCACCTGCTGCTTCCTCGTTCTCATTCTCCTCACTCTCCGGATTCTCTCCGCTTCCAATGCCAACTCCTCCACTGCTCTCTCCAAACCCAACGATCTCAGCTCCATCGCTCGCACCTCTCACGT AAGCCAAGAAGACGACAACCAGGGAGAACGCTGGGTTGAAATAATATCCTGGGAGCCCAGAGCTTTTCTCTATCATAATTTTCTG AGCAAGGAGGAATGCGAGTATCTAATTAATATAGCGAAGCCAAAGATGCAAAAGTCATCAGTTGTTGATGCTAAAACTGGAAAGAGTATGGACAGCAG AGTACGGACTAGCTCCGGTGCTTTTATGGCCAGAGGACGTGATCAAATTGTGAGGGATATTGAGAAAAGAATTGCTGATTTTACTTTTATACCCGTAG AGCACGGTGAAGGACTTCAAGTTCTCCATTATGAAGTTGGACAAAAGTACGAGCCTCATTTTGACTACTTTATGGACAACGTTAACACTAAGAACGGGGGACAGCGGATAGCAACAGTGCTGATGTACCT TTCAGATGTTGAAGAAGGTGGTGAGACAGTGTTCCCAGATGCGAAGGGAAATGTTAGCTCTGTGCCTTGGTGGAATGAGCTTTCTGAATGTGGAAAAAAAGGACTTTCAATTAAACCAAAGATGGGTACTGCTTTACTTTTCTGGAGCATGAAGCCTGATGCAACCTTAGATCCATTGAGTTTGCATG GTGGGTGTCCAGTGATTAAGGGTAATAAGTGGTCATGTACCAAATGGATGCGTCTCAAACCATACAAAGCTTAA
- the LOC114176361 gene encoding probable prolyl 4-hydroxylase 10 isoform X2 — MMKTRQPRIRKSSRPSWTLTLSLLVTCCFLVLILLTLRILSASNANSSTALSKPNDLSSIARTSHVQEDDNQGERWVEIISWEPRAFLYHNFLSKEECEYLINIAKPKMQKSSVVDAKTGKSMDSRVRTSSGAFMARGRDQIVRDIEKRIADFTFIPVEHGEGLQVLHYEVGQKYEPHFDYFMDNVNTKNGGQRIATVLMYLSDVEEGGETVFPDAKGNVSSVPWWNELSECGKKGLSIKPKMGTALLFWSMKPDATLDPLSLHGGCPVIKGNKWSCTKWMRLKPYKA; from the exons ATGATGAAAACCAGACAACCTCGGATTCGGAAATCGTCGAGGCCGTCGTGGACGCTGACGCTGTCGCTGCTCGTCACCTGCTGCTTCCTCGTTCTCATTCTCCTCACTCTCCGGATTCTCTCCGCTTCCAATGCCAACTCCTCCACTGCTCTCTCCAAACCCAACGATCTCAGCTCCATCGCTCGCACCTCTCACGT CCAAGAAGACGACAACCAGGGAGAACGCTGGGTTGAAATAATATCCTGGGAGCCCAGAGCTTTTCTCTATCATAATTTTCTG AGCAAGGAGGAATGCGAGTATCTAATTAATATAGCGAAGCCAAAGATGCAAAAGTCATCAGTTGTTGATGCTAAAACTGGAAAGAGTATGGACAGCAG AGTACGGACTAGCTCCGGTGCTTTTATGGCCAGAGGACGTGATCAAATTGTGAGGGATATTGAGAAAAGAATTGCTGATTTTACTTTTATACCCGTAG AGCACGGTGAAGGACTTCAAGTTCTCCATTATGAAGTTGGACAAAAGTACGAGCCTCATTTTGACTACTTTATGGACAACGTTAACACTAAGAACGGGGGACAGCGGATAGCAACAGTGCTGATGTACCT TTCAGATGTTGAAGAAGGTGGTGAGACAGTGTTCCCAGATGCGAAGGGAAATGTTAGCTCTGTGCCTTGGTGGAATGAGCTTTCTGAATGTGGAAAAAAAGGACTTTCAATTAAACCAAAGATGGGTACTGCTTTACTTTTCTGGAGCATGAAGCCTGATGCAACCTTAGATCCATTGAGTTTGCATG GTGGGTGTCCAGTGATTAAGGGTAATAAGTGGTCATGTACCAAATGGATGCGTCTCAAACCATACAAAGCTTAA